Proteins encoded in a region of the Mucilaginibacter sabulilitoris genome:
- a CDS encoding Na+/H+ antiporter, giving the protein MHENLLLCLGLIISVLFLVLIARRLDIPYPIFLVIAGLVLGFIPGIPGIHIDPNLVFLLILPPILFDAAQNTSTKALWKWRRIITVMALGYVMLTSTVVALVSCWLIPGFTLAQGFLLGAIISPPDAAAATSVLQHVRLPKGLVAILEGESLLNDATSLTIFRFALAAIVSNNFVWYHAIGNFSLVVVSGIAIGLFFGLAFYAIYKWLPTTPNMDIALSFVLPYLIYLSAEAVHSSGVLAIVSGGVFIAYQNHFIFAHTSRLKSNAVWPAVVFILNAVIFFLIGLQLPDIMQGIKNFPLSQALFIAIAISAIIIVVRLIAGYISSIFTTFISKYITVAVSHPGWRNPMIISWAGMRGVVSLASALSIPLMLPGGQPFPYRSLILFITFTVIIVTLVGQGLAFPWVIRMLRPETLPGEKQDQQQLLEIEQRLFSAAIDELKSKYPKDVEENGMIKNRMDLLVFKNGVYENLGDDDGKKATAVAMIKRYKKVMMQIAEHERKQLHVFRRKAEFDDDVIRIIERRLDLDEERLEDNID; this is encoded by the coding sequence ATGCACGAAAACTTACTACTTTGCCTGGGACTAATCATCAGCGTTTTATTTTTAGTTTTGATTGCAAGGCGTTTGGATATACCCTATCCTATTTTTCTGGTTATAGCCGGACTCGTGCTCGGATTTATACCAGGAATTCCTGGTATCCATATTGATCCCAATCTCGTATTCCTACTTATTCTGCCTCCCATTCTTTTCGATGCGGCCCAAAATACATCAACTAAGGCATTGTGGAAATGGCGGCGCATAATCACCGTTATGGCGCTTGGTTATGTAATGCTTACATCAACAGTGGTGGCATTAGTATCTTGCTGGCTCATTCCGGGATTCACCCTTGCTCAGGGTTTTCTTTTGGGTGCAATCATTTCTCCGCCCGACGCAGCCGCAGCAACCTCTGTGTTACAGCATGTGCGTTTGCCCAAAGGGCTCGTAGCTATTCTTGAAGGAGAAAGCTTGCTCAATGACGCAACCAGCTTAACAATATTCAGGTTTGCCCTTGCAGCAATAGTTAGCAATAACTTTGTCTGGTATCATGCAATCGGCAATTTTTCGCTCGTAGTTGTATCGGGAATAGCGATCGGCTTATTTTTTGGACTGGCTTTTTATGCAATTTATAAATGGTTACCAACAACACCAAATATGGATATCGCACTTTCATTCGTATTACCTTATCTAATTTATCTTAGTGCAGAGGCCGTTCATTCATCCGGCGTACTGGCAATTGTTTCCGGAGGGGTGTTTATAGCTTATCAAAATCACTTTATTTTTGCGCACACCAGCCGGCTAAAATCTAATGCAGTATGGCCAGCTGTAGTTTTTATATTGAACGCTGTTATTTTCTTTCTGATAGGGCTGCAGCTCCCTGACATTATGCAGGGAATAAAAAACTTTCCGCTTTCTCAAGCGCTATTCATCGCTATAGCTATTTCGGCAATTATTATTGTGGTTAGGCTTATTGCCGGTTATATATCATCAATATTCACCACTTTCATCAGCAAATATATAACGGTAGCGGTAAGCCATCCAGGCTGGCGAAACCCAATGATAATCAGCTGGGCTGGTATGCGTGGTGTTGTATCTCTGGCATCTGCGCTATCGATACCCTTAATGTTACCGGGTGGGCAGCCTTTTCCATATAGAAGCCTCATCCTATTTATCACCTTTACGGTTATTATTGTTACACTTGTTGGGCAGGGCTTAGCCTTTCCGTGGGTTATACGTATGTTGCGACCGGAAACCCTTCCCGGCGAAAAACAGGATCAGCAGCAATTATTAGAGATTGAACAACGTCTTTTTTCAGCCGCTATTGATGAGCTAAAGTCAAAATATCCAAAAGATGTTGAGGAGAATGGCATGATTAAAAACAGGATGGACCTCTTAGTTTTCAAAAATGGCGTGTACGAGAACCTTGGTGACGATGATGGAAAAAAAGCTACAGCGGTAGCTATGATCAAAAGATATAAAAAAGTAATGATGCAAATTGCTGAACATGAGCGCAAACAACTGCATGTTTTCCGCCGTAAAGCGGAGTTTGACGATGACGTTATCCGTATAATTGAAAGGCGACTGGATTTGGATGAAGAGCGACTGGAAGATAATATTGATTAA
- a CDS encoding LysR family transcriptional regulator yields the protein MELRHLQYFKTVAEQLHFRKAAASLFISQPPLSRQIKELEEELGVQLFLRNNKRVILTDAGKYFKQEVDAIFARLEESKNMTRQIHLGESGELAIGYISSLYQPHLAVVLKAMREAFPYIKTSLYERPTIKQIESLEQGTLDVGILRAPVHSDKLQLQTLFFDPFMVVMSNQYKKVNNTEELALVIKDKPFIFYNKEYAPHYNDKLIEICNRMGFKPDIVHEANNVNSILQLVEAGLGVSILPLSLRQQYDYLKLSFIELADIPVSTEVVLAYKKSNRNLALKWFIDNYNKRI from the coding sequence ATGGAATTAAGACATTTGCAATATTTTAAAACAGTTGCCGAACAGCTGCATTTCAGAAAAGCAGCAGCGAGCCTTTTTATCTCGCAGCCGCCTTTGAGCAGGCAGATTAAAGAGTTAGAGGAAGAGTTAGGGGTACAGCTTTTTCTGCGCAACAATAAAAGGGTTATATTAACCGACGCAGGCAAATACTTTAAGCAGGAAGTGGATGCCATTTTTGCCAGGCTTGAAGAGAGTAAAAACATGACAAGACAAATTCACCTGGGCGAAAGCGGAGAACTGGCTATAGGTTATATAAGTTCTCTTTATCAGCCCCACCTGGCTGTAGTTTTGAAGGCTATGCGGGAGGCATTTCCGTACATAAAAACAAGTTTATATGAGCGTCCCACCATTAAACAAATTGAATCACTTGAACAGGGCACGCTGGATGTAGGGATACTAAGAGCCCCGGTACATTCTGATAAACTGCAACTGCAAACATTGTTTTTTGACCCGTTTATGGTGGTTATGAGTAATCAATATAAAAAAGTCAATAATACAGAAGAACTCGCCCTCGTTATAAAAGATAAGCCATTCATTTTTTATAACAAAGAATATGCCCCTCACTATAATGACAAGCTGATTGAGATATGTAACCGCATGGGTTTTAAGCCAGACATTGTCCATGAGGCCAACAATGTAAACTCTATTTTACAGTTAGTAGAAGCCGGGCTGGGAGTTTCCATTTTACCATTATCGCTCAGGCAACAATATGACTATCTGAAGTTATCGTTTATTGAACTGGCGGATATCCCTGTCAGTACAGAAGTAGTTTTGGCTTACAAAAAATCAAATCGAAATCTCGCTTTAAAGTGGTTTATTGATAATTACAACAAGAGGATTTAA
- a CDS encoding inorganic phosphate transporter: MHHSFIAVIFPFIGQVDLSGYLVAVFILCILSVIGFEFVNGFHDTANAVATVIYTKALKPVHAIPWSGAWNFLGVFLGGVTVAMGILKLVPLDTLMTLPVSIGACLVLSVLLASIIWNLGTWYLGIPCSSSHTMIGAMIGAGLAFTWYYNGPGVNWEKAEEIGSSLILSPIIGFGAAALLMLFLKHVTKSHALFHIPSGENDRPPIHIRLLLITTCTLVSFFHGSNDGQKGVGLFMLILIAFLPARFAVNHAVPKDKVTAALNQTEQVIGNKLHNNTDKKTVLMKLVAAVNQMKASLAEKNEKEVAKTYRYRKQVEGVVKDIRELLKDNRVMLSGHEKEILTSAANELEHVTDFAPIWVIAIISFSLGLGTMIGWKRIVVTIGEKIGNEHLNYAQGATSEVIAASTIGLSTAFGLPVSTTHVLSSGIAGAMVASGGKGNLNNNTLKNIALAWVLTLPVSIILAMLLFMLFHLFI, from the coding sequence ATGCATCATTCATTCATCGCGGTTATCTTTCCCTTTATAGGCCAGGTTGATCTAAGCGGTTACCTTGTGGCAGTTTTTATTCTCTGTATCCTGTCAGTCATCGGGTTTGAATTTGTAAACGGATTTCACGATACAGCTAATGCTGTTGCTACTGTGATTTATACCAAAGCACTCAAACCGGTACACGCAATACCATGGTCGGGCGCATGGAATTTTTTAGGTGTTTTCCTGGGCGGCGTTACTGTTGCCATGGGTATTTTGAAGCTTGTGCCACTCGACACATTGATGACCCTTCCTGTTAGTATAGGAGCCTGCCTTGTTTTGTCAGTACTGTTAGCTTCCATCATCTGGAACCTTGGTACCTGGTACCTGGGCATTCCTTGTTCCAGCTCACATACTATGATAGGTGCAATGATAGGTGCGGGCCTGGCTTTTACCTGGTATTATAATGGGCCTGGAGTGAATTGGGAAAAGGCAGAAGAAATCGGTTCGTCACTCATCCTATCGCCAATTATTGGCTTTGGTGCAGCCGCTTTACTAATGTTGTTCCTGAAACATGTAACCAAATCACATGCCCTTTTCCATATTCCATCAGGTGAAAATGACCGGCCGCCTATACACATCCGGTTGCTATTGATCACCACCTGTACATTGGTCAGCTTTTTTCATGGCAGTAATGACGGGCAAAAAGGAGTGGGCTTGTTCATGCTTATCCTGATTGCTTTCCTGCCCGCCCGTTTTGCTGTCAATCATGCTGTTCCTAAGGACAAGGTAACAGCCGCACTGAATCAAACAGAACAGGTAATTGGTAACAAACTCCATAATAATACTGATAAAAAAACAGTGTTAATGAAACTTGTCGCAGCGGTCAATCAAATGAAAGCATCCCTGGCAGAAAAGAACGAGAAAGAAGTGGCTAAAACCTATCGTTACCGTAAACAGGTGGAAGGCGTAGTTAAAGATATCAGGGAACTGTTAAAAGATAACCGGGTGATGTTATCCGGACATGAAAAAGAAATACTTACATCTGCCGCCAATGAGCTGGAACATGTAACTGATTTTGCACCGATATGGGTGATTGCCATCATATCCTTTTCGCTCGGGCTGGGTACCATGATTGGGTGGAAAAGGATTGTAGTGACTATTGGTGAAAAAATTGGCAATGAACACCTGAACTATGCCCAGGGTGCAACCTCAGAAGTAATTGCCGCTTCTACTATCGGCCTGAGTACTGCATTTGGTCTGCCGGTAAGTACAACACACGTTTTATCCAGTGGTATCGCCGGCGCCATGGTGGCTTCAGGAGGCAAAGGCAACCTTAATAATAACACCCTGAAAAACATCGCACTGGCATGGGTATTAACATTGCCCGTATCAATTATTTTAGCTATGTTACTGTTTATGTTATTTCATTTGTTTATATAA
- a CDS encoding outer membrane beta-barrel protein: protein MKLPQVFFLTLFSIFLFNRANAQTKNGKISGVVLDDAKKPLDGATVILLTAKDSSVTGTKLANPDGSFIFQNLIDNTYIIKVTYIGYKNYQSGPVIVTQQKAVSLLPFNLSLAGKKLNEVAVTAQKSYVQQKIDRTVVNVGALISNTGANALEVLAKSPGVQIDADGNITFKGKSGVLVMIDDKPTYLSAANLATYLRSLPSSSLDQIELMDNPPAKYDAAGNAGVINIKTKKNTTRGFNAVVSANFAQGFYGRMDESINFNYRIDKINFFANVAYNKQKTFRRLEIDRNYFDTNGEPTSSLQDISYFRPSSNNTNIKAGLDYFISPKTTWGIVFTGNLSNDHDSSPVYSLLYGKSGELDSTINTLNTSKNKFNSKGINVNYTHKFDSAGRALTFDLDYIHNDAGSNQLFVNNTFLPDGTLTNSQTLTDNLPSTINIYSAKADYTHPLKGKAKLEAGVKSSYVNTDNAANYFNVIDNVNVIDYNNTNRFLYKENINSAYVNFNKTFGRFSLQTGLRLENTNGDGHQLGNAQKADSSFVKHYTNLFPTAYFSYNLDTAGHNVLVLSYGRRIGRPNYGSLNPFTFFVDKFTYFSGNPFLKPQFTDNYKLAYSYKSLFTVAVAYNYTTDVQNETIHKDGNVFVSTTGNIGQQKTLDFSVNTNLQPAKWWTVNLYAEVYNNTYQGEFYTGYLHQSKNTFSANGNNQFTLSKTWNAELSGWFNTSGTYGQFVSIPTGMLNAAVQKKVLNNKGSIKLNVRDVFKSFSPSGTITNIVGATATYHNFVDTQVATLSFTYSFGRLTNVPAKRDTGGADSEQGRAH from the coding sequence ATGAAACTACCACAAGTGTTTTTTTTAACCTTATTCTCAATATTTCTATTCAACCGTGCTAATGCTCAAACAAAAAATGGTAAAATTTCGGGAGTGGTCTTAGATGATGCTAAGAAGCCGCTCGATGGGGCAACTGTGATTTTACTTACAGCAAAAGACTCGTCAGTAACAGGTACCAAACTGGCCAATCCGGATGGCAGTTTCATTTTTCAAAACCTAATAGATAATACTTATATCATTAAAGTAACTTATATAGGCTATAAAAATTATCAAAGCGGTCCTGTAATTGTTACTCAACAAAAGGCGGTCAGTTTATTGCCATTCAATTTATCGCTGGCCGGGAAAAAATTGAATGAGGTAGCCGTAACAGCTCAAAAATCGTATGTACAACAAAAGATTGACCGCACAGTAGTTAATGTTGGGGCACTGATATCCAATACTGGTGCCAACGCACTGGAAGTGCTTGCCAAAAGCCCCGGTGTACAGATAGATGCAGATGGCAATATTACCTTTAAGGGGAAGAGCGGTGTATTGGTAATGATTGATGATAAACCTACCTATCTTTCGGCGGCAAACCTGGCAACTTACCTGCGTTCCCTGCCATCTTCGTCGTTGGATCAGATAGAGCTGATGGATAATCCGCCGGCTAAATATGATGCTGCAGGCAACGCGGGCGTAATCAATATCAAAACTAAAAAAAATACTACCAGGGGTTTTAATGCGGTAGTATCAGCGAATTTTGCCCAGGGTTTTTATGGCCGCATGGATGAAAGCATCAACTTTAATTACCGTATAGATAAAATTAATTTTTTTGCAAACGTTGCTTACAACAAACAGAAAACTTTCAGAAGGCTCGAGATAGACAGGAATTATTTTGATACAAACGGAGAGCCTACCTCATCTCTGCAGGATATTTCCTATTTCAGGCCTTCAAGCAATAATACCAATATCAAGGCAGGATTAGATTATTTTATATCGCCAAAAACAACCTGGGGTATAGTATTTACCGGCAACCTGTCAAACGATCACGACAGCAGCCCGGTATACAGCTTGTTATATGGCAAAAGCGGCGAGCTGGATTCGACCATTAACACCCTCAATACTTCCAAAAATAAATTTAACAGCAAGGGTATTAATGTAAACTATACTCATAAATTTGATAGCGCGGGCAGGGCGCTTACATTCGACCTGGATTATATTCACAATGACGCAGGTAGTAATCAGCTATTTGTAAATAATACTTTTTTGCCCGATGGTACTCTAACAAATTCGCAAACGCTGACTGATAATTTGCCTTCTACCATCAATATTTACTCCGCCAAGGCTGATTATACCCACCCGCTTAAAGGCAAGGCAAAGCTGGAGGCCGGTGTTAAGAGCAGTTATGTAAATACGGATAATGCCGCTAATTACTTTAATGTGATTGACAATGTAAACGTTATTGATTATAATAATACCAACCGGTTTTTATACAAAGAAAATATAAACTCCGCGTATGTTAATTTCAATAAAACCTTTGGCAGGTTTTCATTGCAAACCGGCCTACGGTTAGAAAATACCAACGGAGATGGACATCAGTTGGGAAATGCCCAAAAAGCCGATTCATCATTTGTTAAACATTATACCAACCTGTTTCCAACGGCCTATTTCTCCTACAATTTGGACACCGCGGGTCACAACGTATTGGTTCTTTCTTACGGCCGCCGGATCGGCAGGCCAAACTACGGAAGCTTAAACCCATTTACCTTCTTTGTAGACAAGTTTACTTATTTCTCCGGCAATCCGTTCCTGAAACCGCAGTTTACGGATAATTATAAACTGGCCTATAGTTATAAAAGCTTGTTTACTGTAGCGGTTGCTTATAATTATACAACCGACGTTCAAAATGAAACCATTCATAAAGACGGCAATGTGTTTGTTAGTACTACAGGCAACATAGGGCAACAGAAAACACTGGATTTTTCAGTCAATACCAATTTGCAGCCTGCCAAATGGTGGACGGTAAACCTGTACGCCGAAGTATATAACAATACCTACCAGGGCGAATTCTACACAGGCTACCTTCATCAGTCAAAAAATACGTTTAGCGCCAATGGTAATAATCAGTTCACTTTATCAAAAACATGGAACGCTGAATTAAGTGGTTGGTTTAATACCAGTGGCACTTACGGCCAGTTTGTTTCAATACCTACAGGCATGCTCAATGCTGCTGTTCAGAAAAAAGTATTAAACAATAAGGGTTCAATCAAGCTCAATGTGCGGGATGTATTTAAATCGTTTAGTCCAAGCGGTACTATTACCAATATTGTGGGCGCTACCGCAACCTATCACAACTTTGTAGACACGCAGGTGGCAACCCTCTCATTTACCTATAGTTTTGGGAGATTAACCAATGTACCGGCCAAACGCGATACCGGCGGTGCCGATAGCGAACAGGGTAGGGCACATTAA
- a CDS encoding universal stress protein — translation MKQILVATDFSPSAANAMEYAMSLAVLLKLEVCAIHAIHPTEGINNSTYNAIFIEDYYRNKREALRDWASVYTVKEEFKNVEVTTLCDVGFLKTVITNYIDNHAVELLTMGITGATGLSGIVGSNASMMVTKVKTPTLIIPLESRFPDVPVITLATDYETKLSPNDVTALNEMIKAFRAKQMQVLYVEENSDAKHIQTGEARLKELIPHTELMFNYLKDSSPFSGIMEFIENNETDILCLVKHHHNIIYRLFNRSTVNQIMNRSVKAILVLHE, via the coding sequence ATGAAACAGATCCTGGTTGCCACTGATTTTTCACCCAGCGCTGCAAATGCAATGGAATATGCCATGTCGCTCGCTGTATTGCTGAAATTAGAAGTATGCGCTATTCATGCCATTCACCCTACAGAAGGCATTAATAACAGTACATATAATGCCATTTTTATTGAAGATTACTACCGTAATAAAAGAGAAGCGTTAAGGGATTGGGCATCGGTTTATACAGTTAAAGAAGAATTTAAGAATGTAGAAGTTACCACGCTTTGCGATGTGGGCTTTTTAAAAACGGTTATAACCAATTATATCGACAACCACGCTGTGGAACTGTTAACTATGGGAATCACTGGTGCTACGGGCCTGAGCGGAATTGTAGGCAGTAACGCCAGTATGATGGTTACTAAAGTAAAAACGCCAACCTTGATCATTCCCCTGGAGAGCCGGTTTCCGGATGTTCCGGTTATTACGCTGGCTACAGATTATGAAACAAAGCTATCTCCCAACGATGTAACCGCACTCAACGAAATGATCAAAGCATTCCGTGCCAAACAAATGCAGGTATTATATGTGGAAGAAAATTCAGATGCTAAACATATTCAAACAGGGGAGGCCCGGCTGAAAGAACTCATTCCTCACACCGAACTTATGTTTAATTACCTGAAAGACAGTAGCCCATTCAGCGGTATCATGGAATTTATCGAAAATAATGAAACGGATATCCTGTGCCTGGTTAAACATCACCACAATATTATTTACCGTTTGTTTAACCGGAGTACCGTTAACCAGATCATGAACCGTTCTGTAAAGGCTATTTTGGTACTGCATGAATAA
- a CDS encoding M14 family metallopeptidase translates to MKIKNCYAIVALLCLWVSIAAAQTIPSPKSFFGFNIGDDYQLTNYAKSAEYFKKLAAASNRTKLVDIGLTEEGRHQYMMIISSPANIKNLAQYKDISQKLARAEGLSDQQARALAAKGKAVVWIDGGLHATEVVGAHQLIETTYQLISRKDPETMRILDNVIILMTHANPDGMELVSNWYMKDSDPKKRNLNIPRLYEKYIGHDNNRDFYMMNTKESTNMNHQLFLEWFPQIMYNHHQRGPEGSVLAGPPYRDPFNYVFDPLMITGIDALGAAMYSRLNTENKPGYTRLTGSSFSTWYNGGLRTTTQFHNMIGLLTEIIGGPTPENIPVVPQRLIPNGATPNPVLPQSVWHFRQSIDYSVSLNYAVLDYAARQHDEVLFNIYRMGKNAIERGNEDHWTLSPKRSEAITKAYKSDQKDTSKRAGASAGEGNPDDPMGWSTRGNNIPIKYYDSVLKNPELRDPRGYILPADQPDFPTATKFINALIKAGIQVNKATAEFTVAGKKYPAGSYIVKTAQAFRPHVLDMFEPQDHPNDFLYPGGPPIKPYDAAGWTLAFQMGVHFDRILDNFNGPFQRIPYGQLQSPAKQTIAVTPGAGYLLSSQINNAFIAVNDLLKAGVEVYRLPKGAAGMSETGTFFVPARGNAKAVLAKAADKLGVKATGIAQRPANAVKISSMRIALWDMYGGSIPSGWIRWIMEQYHFAYDVVYPQDVDAGNLHSKYDVIIFVTRGIPPIGGERINRNSLFGDREPKPEDTPAEFKNRLGKITAEKSIPQLKAFLEDGGSIVTIGSSTNLAYHLGLPVHNALVEKNSKNEDKPLPGTKYYVPGSILSVTVDPTIPAAWGMNNVADIDFDNSQVFKLDSNAAEKGVRPIAWFATDKPLRSGWAWGQSYLKDGVAAFVAPVGKGELYAFGPEITFRAQSHGTFKLLFNQLYSTSK, encoded by the coding sequence ATGAAAATAAAAAATTGTTATGCTATCGTTGCATTGTTATGCCTGTGGGTTTCTATTGCGGCAGCACAAACCATACCATCTCCAAAAAGCTTTTTTGGTTTTAATATTGGCGATGATTATCAGCTAACCAATTATGCCAAATCTGCGGAGTACTTTAAAAAGCTGGCCGCGGCATCTAACCGCACCAAACTGGTAGATATTGGCCTTACCGAAGAGGGGCGCCATCAGTATATGATGATCATATCGTCGCCGGCTAACATCAAAAATCTTGCTCAATACAAGGATATTTCACAAAAACTGGCGCGGGCCGAGGGCTTGTCTGACCAGCAGGCGCGGGCACTGGCCGCTAAAGGCAAGGCCGTTGTTTGGATTGACGGCGGCCTGCATGCTACAGAAGTTGTAGGCGCGCATCAGTTAATAGAAACCACGTATCAGCTCATCAGTCGTAAAGACCCGGAAACTATGCGGATACTGGATAACGTGATTATCCTGATGACGCATGCCAACCCTGATGGAATGGAGCTTGTATCAAACTGGTATATGAAGGATAGCGATCCTAAAAAGCGCAACCTCAATATCCCACGCCTGTATGAAAAATACATCGGGCATGATAACAACCGCGATTTTTACATGATGAATACTAAGGAAAGTACTAATATGAACCATCAGCTGTTTTTGGAATGGTTCCCTCAAATTATGTACAATCATCATCAAAGAGGACCGGAAGGTTCGGTACTTGCTGGCCCTCCCTACCGCGATCCGTTCAACTACGTTTTTGATCCGTTAATGATAACCGGGATAGACGCGCTTGGAGCAGCTATGTACAGCAGGCTTAATACCGAAAACAAGCCGGGTTATACAAGGCTCACCGGTTCAAGCTTTTCTACCTGGTACAATGGTGGTTTGCGCACCACCACACAATTCCATAATATGATCGGTTTGCTTACCGAAATTATTGGAGGCCCGACTCCCGAGAATATCCCGGTTGTACCGCAACGCCTTATCCCCAACGGGGCTACGCCAAACCCGGTTTTACCGCAGAGTGTATGGCATTTTCGCCAGTCGATAGATTATTCTGTATCGCTTAATTACGCGGTACTTGATTATGCCGCACGCCAGCACGATGAGGTGCTTTTCAATATTTACCGTATGGGTAAAAACGCAATTGAAAGAGGCAATGAAGACCACTGGACACTATCGCCAAAACGCTCAGAAGCTATTACGAAGGCCTATAAAAGTGATCAGAAAGATACAAGCAAACGAGCTGGTGCAAGCGCTGGAGAAGGTAACCCCGATGACCCGATGGGCTGGAGCACAAGAGGTAACAATATCCCTATAAAATACTACGATTCGGTGTTGAAAAACCCGGAGCTTCGCGATCCGAGAGGTTATATCCTACCTGCCGATCAGCCCGATTTCCCAACCGCTACAAAGTTTATTAACGCGTTGATCAAGGCCGGCATTCAGGTTAATAAAGCGACAGCAGAATTTACCGTAGCCGGCAAAAAATATCCGGCAGGCTCCTATATCGTAAAAACCGCCCAGGCGTTTCGTCCGCATGTGCTGGATATGTTTGAGCCGCAGGATCACCCAAATGACTTTCTTTATCCGGGCGGCCCGCCAATTAAACCTTATGATGCTGCCGGATGGACGCTGGCGTTTCAAATGGGGGTTCATTTTGATCGTATCCTTGATAATTTTAATGGACCATTTCAGCGTATTCCATACGGGCAATTGCAATCACCGGCAAAACAAACGATTGCCGTAACTCCGGGAGCAGGTTATTTACTAAGCTCACAGATAAATAATGCATTCATTGCCGTTAATGATTTACTTAAAGCAGGGGTTGAAGTTTACCGTTTACCTAAAGGTGCGGCAGGTATGTCAGAAACCGGAACTTTCTTTGTGCCGGCCAGGGGCAATGCCAAAGCGGTGTTGGCTAAAGCTGCAGATAAACTGGGCGTAAAAGCTACAGGAATAGCCCAGCGCCCCGCCAATGCTGTTAAAATATCATCAATGCGTATTGCGCTTTGGGATATGTATGGCGGCTCGATACCTTCAGGTTGGATCCGCTGGATCATGGAGCAATACCATTTTGCGTATGATGTGGTCTATCCGCAGGATGTGGATGCGGGTAACCTGCACAGCAAATATGATGTGATCATATTTGTAACAAGGGGCATACCCCCAATTGGCGGAGAAAGGATAAACAGGAACAGCTTATTTGGTGACCGTGAACCCAAACCGGAAGACACACCGGCAGAATTCAAAAACAGGCTGGGTAAAATAACTGCCGAAAAATCAATCCCACAGCTTAAAGCTTTCCTGGAAGACGGTGGCTCAATAGTGACCATCGGGAGCAGCACAAACCTGGCCTATCATCTTGGTTTGCCTGTTCATAACGCCCTTGTTGAAAAGAACAGTAAAAATGAAGACAAGCCATTGCCCGGAACCAAGTACTATGTACCAGGCAGTATCCTGAGCGTAACTGTTGACCCAACTATACCCGCCGCCTGGGGAATGAACAATGTTGCAGACATTGATTTTGACAACAGCCAGGTTTTCAAACTGGATAGTAATGCTGCCGAAAAAGGGGTTAGACCTATTGCCTGGTTTGCTACAGACAAACCGCTTAGGAGCGGCTGGGCATGGGGACAGAGTTATTTAAAAGATGGTGTTGCCGCCTTTGTTGCTCCCGTTGGTAAAGGTGAGCTGTATGCCTTCGGTCCCGAAATAACTTTCCGTGCACAATCGCACGGTACGTTTAAATTACTTTTTAATCAGTTGTACTCCACCAGTAAATAA